The Zymobacter palmae DNA window GCACTACCTTTCTGGCAACATCTGGTCGCGTCCTATCAATGCGCTGAGTCGGGCCAAAAGCCTTCCAGATAGAGCAACTGCATATCCAATGAACTGGAATAGCCCAGGAGACGAAAGATCGTGTCTACTACCATGCGTCAGGAAGAAGACTTCATCGGCACGCGTGAGATCGACGACCGCTGCTACTACGGCATTCACACCCTCCGCGCCTGTGAGAACTTTGCCATCAGCGCCACCCCGCTGAACCGCTACCCGTCCCTCATCAAGGGGCTGGTGGTCGTCAAGAAAGCCGCTGCGCTGACGCATCGACAACGAGGCTCTATGCCACCCGGTCTGGCCGATGCCATCGTCAAGGCCTGCGATGACATCCTGCTGCACGACCGTTTCCTAGACCAGTTCCCCATTGACCTATTTCAAGGTGGTGCTGGCACCTCGACCAACATGAACGTCAATGAGGTAGTAGCCAACGTTGCCCTCGAACGCTTGGGGCGCGCCAAAGGCGACTATCAGTTCCTTAGCCCCAACGACCACGTCAACCGCGGCCAGTCGACCAACGATGTCTACCCGACAGGCTTCCGACTAGCGTTCTATCAAGACGTGCAGGACAAGCTATTACCAGCCCTACAGCGCCTGAAGAAAGCGCTGGCACACAAAGGCACCGAATTCAGTAAGGTGATCAAGATGGGGCGCACCCAGCTACAGGATGCCGTTCCGATGACGTTGGGGCAGGAGTTCAAAGCCTTCGCCAGCCTCATCGACGATGAAATCCGTCAGCTGGCGCATGACAAGCAGCCTCTGTTGATGATGCACCTAGGCGGCACGGCCATTGGCACCGGTGTCAACACCGACGCGGGCTACGGCGACGCCGTTATCCGCACGCTTGCCGAGCTGACTGACCTGCCCCTGAAACCGGTCAAAGACCGCATCGCAGCCACTTCGGACTGCGGCGCCTACGTCACGCTGTCCAACGGACTGCGCCGTCTGGCGACACGGCTGTCGAAGATCTGCAACGACCTGCGTCTGCTGTCGTCTGGGCCACGCGCGGGCCTCAACGAGATCAATCTGCCCCAGCGCCAGGCGGGATCCTCGATCATGCCCGCCAAGGTCAATCCCGTCATTCCAGAAGTAGTGAATCAGGTCTGCTTTAAGGTGATCGGCAACGATACCTGCATAGTGATGGCCGCCGAAGCGGGCCAGCTGCAGCTGAACGTCATGGAGCCAGTCATTGTCCAGTCAATGCTGGAGTCCATTTCACTGCTGACCAACGGTATCGACACGCTGGTCGAACGTTGCATCGACGGCATTACGGCCAATGCCAGCATCTGCCGTGACTATGTCATGGGGTCTGTCGGTATGGTGACCTGCCTCAACCCGGTACTGGGCCACCATGCGGGTGACCTGATCGGACAGGCGTGTCTGGCTACGGGAAAAAGCGTGCGGGAAGTGGTGCTAGAGCAGCAGCTGCTGGGCGCACAGGAACTGGATCGACTGCTCGATCCAATGACGATGATCGCGCCGAAGGCCGTTATAGCAGGCAGCTGATACCTGCGTGCGCTATATCCATTGAATAGAAACCCTTCAATAAGCACGGGCACTCTACATGCACATGCCATACAGAAGGAGATCACGATGGGTATCACATCAGGCCCCAAACGTACGGCCAGATCGACGGGCAAAGAAGATAAACGCCAAAGCGTGGCCCAGGAAAATAAAGCGAAGCACCCCAGCTTGAATACGCATCACCACACACCGGGTGAATAAGGTCCCGGGCCTCGCACAGAAAGGTAGCGAAAACATCACTACCTTCATAAAAACAAGAACGCGACCTTGATGGTCGCGTTCTTGTCTCTGCACGGTATGAAAAAGCAAAGGCGTCGATAAGCCAGAACCCCGGTACAAAACCGGGTGTGGATAACTCACACCACCGTCAGCGGAATCAAGAACGGCACGGCAAACGACAACAGGCTGCCGCTAACGAACGCTGCGGTCACGTCACGGCGATCGGGGTTATGGCGTTCGATCACGGGCAGCGTCACATCCATGCAGGTGGCAGCACAGGCACCGATCGCCATCTTTCCGCGCTGACGATGGCTCAAAAGCGGTATTAGGATAAGCGCCAGCGCTTCACGAAACATATCGGTGAGGAAGGCGATCGACCCCACAACGGGTTCACCCAAGCGGGAAAACAGGATGCCGGACAGCGAAGCCCAACCAAAACCCGAAGCCGCCCCTACTGTACCGCGCAGGGGCAGCGACAGCAGCGGTGCCACAATCAGTGCGCCCAGATAAGTCCCGACGAAGACGCACAGCGCAATCTTCAGTCCACGACGGTTGGCGATCAGCTCTTTGAAGCGCACATTGCTCATCGCTAACTGGAAACCGATAGCGCAGGTCATGACGTAAAGCAGCGCCGTTGCTGCGTGTTCATACGGCGCCTTAGGCAACCAGTGCGCCCACGCCAACACAAAGCCAACGGCCACCATGCCGATCATCTTCAATGGGGCCGCCAAATGATGCAGCAGACGGCCAGGAGGCGTCACAGCCTCTATGCCAGCGGTTGCCATCGTCGTCGGTGCCACCGGAAGCGGCGGGCGACCGCGCTGGGGCCAGTACATCACGCCCCAAATGACCGCCATGGCCCCAGCTGTAGTGGCTACCGCAATAGCCAGCGCGGTCAGCCCGACCCCCACTAACATGTCGAAGAAGCCGTCAATCTGACCGATCGAAATCCCCATGAACATCATCAGCACGTACATGCTGACGCTGGCAACAGTATCGATATGGGTACGCAGAAACGACCAGTTGAAGCGATAGAGACCAAAGCCGGCCAGCAGCGACACGCACAGTGGCAGCAAATTGGAAAGGGCGATACCCATGCAGCGAGATCCTTTGTACGGCAGGCTTCCGACCACCTAGCACGGTCGATGACCTGACGGCCTGTTGTTGTCGATTGGGCGGTTCATCATAACGGGCTTACCCTGCCAAGGACACCCACCTTAGCCCGCGATACGTTCTCTACGCTTTACCTTGCGCACCACAACGGTGCAATGCATATTACAGGAAGGTGCAAGGCACTTTGTTGGTGCATATCCATACCCATATGCGCCAGCCGAGTGCAATAAAGTGGCTAAAACAGCCATTTGTGCCTACAGATAACTCTGATGTTCCTTTGAAATGACGCTGTGCACCAGTATCGAGCCGACCAAGCACTATATTTGGCACGCTCCGTGCATTACTTAATGCGTCAATGCCGACCCGAAGGTCTGCGCCTGTCGTCATAACAGATAGTCACAGCAGATCTCGGCACCATCATCGCAAGCGTACCCGCAGCGGGAACTACTGGAGATCACACATGGCAGACAACACGCTGGCCCTCATCAAGGAACACGACATCAAGTGGGTCGACCTTCGCTTCACCGACACCAAAGGTAAGGAACAGCACGTTTCCATTCCGGCGCGCACTGTCGACGAAGAGTTCTTCGAAACCGGTCAGATGTTCGATGGCTCCTCCATCGGCGGCTGGAAAGGCATCAATGAATCCGACATGATTCTGATGCCGGAAGACGGCACTGCCTATGTGGATCCGTTCACCGAAGACCCGACACTGGTCCTGCGCTGCGACATCATTGAGCCAGCGACCATGCAGGGCTACGACCGTGACCCGCGCTCCATCGCCAAGCGCGCCGAAGCCTATCTGAAAAGCACAGGCCTGGGCGACACCGCATTCTTCGGCCCGGAACCAGAATTCTTCGTTTTCGATGAAGTGAAGTTCGGCAACGAAATGAACGGCTCTTTCTTCAAAATCAACTCTGAAGAAGGCGCATGGGCCACCAGCGAAAGCTTCGAAGGCGGCAACATGGGTCACCGCCCGCGCGTCAAAGGTGGCTACTTCCCGGTTCCCCCGGTCGACTCCTTCCATGATCTGCGTGCTGCCATGTGTAACACGCTGGAAGCCGTTGGTCAGGACGTCGAAGTGCACCACCACGAAGTGGCAAACGCTGGCCAGAACGAAATCGGTGTGAAATTCAACACGCTGGTTAAGAAAGCCGACGAAGTGCAGACCATGAAGTACGTGATCCACAACGTGGCCCACGCGTATGGCAAAACGGCTACGTTCATGCCGAAACCGATGGCAGGCGACAACGGCTCTGGCATGCACGTTCACCAGTCGTTCTGGAAAGACGGCAAAAACATGTTCGCGGGCGACGAATACGCAGGTCTGTCCGAAACGGCACTGTTCTACATCGGTGGCGTCATCAAGCACGCGCGTGCGCTGAACGCGTTCACTAACGCCTCCACCAACTCGTACAAACGACTGGTACCGGGTTTCGAAGCACCGGTCATGCTCGCCTACAGCGCGCGTAACCGCTCTGCATCACTGCGCATTCCGTACACGGCTAACCCGAAGGCGAAACGCGTCGAAACACGCTTCCCTGACCCGACAGCCAACCCGTACCTGGCGTTCTCTGCGCTGCTGATGGCCGGTCTGGACGGTATCCGTAACCGCATCCACCCGGGCGAAGCACTCGACAAGAACCTGTACGACCTGCCGCCGGAAGAAGCGAAACAGGTACCGACCGTTGCCTCCAGCCTCGAACAGGCACTGGAAGCACTCGACGCTGACCGTGCGTTCCTGACTGAAGGTGGTGTATTCAGCGACGATATGATCGACGCCTACATTGCCCTCAAGATGGAAGAGGTCAACGAAGTACGCATGGTACCGAGCCCCGTCGAATACTCGCTCTACTACAGCCTGTAAGGCCAGTAGCGCAACGGGACGACGTTCCTACAAGCATGGCGACCACTGCGGTGATCGCCATGCGCGGGAGGCTCACAGGGTGGGCTTCCCTTTCAGCGGTGGCCCACAGGCCACCGTTGCCGTCTCTGGCCGCCGACATTGCGCGACAGTGCCAGCCCCATACCAAGGATGAGTACGCCATGACCGATGCGCTCGACACCCGTTATCTGCTGGATCATCTTTCGACGGCCGTCATTCTGCTGGATGATCGACAGCACGTGCTGTGGATGAACCCCGCCGCAGAGGACCTGTTGAGCGTCAGTCTGGCGCGCGTCACTCATACCCCCCTGAGCACGGTGACCGGTCAAGACGGGCCGCTGCCGGACCGCTTGCAACAGGCGCTGCTCAATCAGCACCCCTATACTCAGCGAGAAGCCTCGTTCGAGCTGCCCAACGGCGAAACGCGCATCATGGACTACACCGTCACCCCGCTGTCGAACACGCGGGTGCTGCTAGAAATGGAGTCGCGCGACCGCTGGGTACGCATTCTGCGTGAAGAGGAGCTGCTGTCGCGTCAGGAACGCATCAAGCTGCTCAGCCGCGGAATGGCTCACGAGATCAAGAACCCGCTGGGCGGCATCCGTGGCGCGGCTCAACTGCTAGCCCGAGAACTGACGCCCGCGCAGCAGGAATACACCCAGGTCATCATCGAAGAAGTGGATCG harbors:
- a CDS encoding lysine exporter LysO family protein, which encodes MGIALSNLLPLCVSLLAGFGLYRFNWSFLRTHIDTVASVSMYVLMMFMGISIGQIDGFFDMLVGVGLTALAIAVATTAGAMAVIWGVMYWPQRGRPPLPVAPTTMATAGIEAVTPPGRLLHHLAAPLKMIGMVAVGFVLAWAHWLPKAPYEHAATALLYVMTCAIGFQLAMSNVRFKELIANRRGLKIALCVFVGTYLGALIVAPLLSLPLRGTVGAASGFGWASLSGILFSRLGEPVVGSIAFLTDMFREALALILIPLLSHRQRGKMAIGACAATCMDVTLPVIERHNPDRRDVTAAFVSGSLLSFAVPFLIPLTVV
- the aspA gene encoding aspartate ammonia-lyase: MSTTMRQEEDFIGTREIDDRCYYGIHTLRACENFAISATPLNRYPSLIKGLVVVKKAAALTHRQRGSMPPGLADAIVKACDDILLHDRFLDQFPIDLFQGGAGTSTNMNVNEVVANVALERLGRAKGDYQFLSPNDHVNRGQSTNDVYPTGFRLAFYQDVQDKLLPALQRLKKALAHKGTEFSKVIKMGRTQLQDAVPMTLGQEFKAFASLIDDEIRQLAHDKQPLLMMHLGGTAIGTGVNTDAGYGDAVIRTLAELTDLPLKPVKDRIAATSDCGAYVTLSNGLRRLATRLSKICNDLRLLSSGPRAGLNEINLPQRQAGSSIMPAKVNPVIPEVVNQVCFKVIGNDTCIVMAAEAGQLQLNVMEPVIVQSMLESISLLTNGIDTLVERCIDGITANASICRDYVMGSVGMVTCLNPVLGHHAGDLIGQACLATGKSVREVVLEQQLLGAQELDRLLDPMTMIAPKAVIAGS
- the glnA gene encoding glutamate--ammonia ligase, whose protein sequence is MADNTLALIKEHDIKWVDLRFTDTKGKEQHVSIPARTVDEEFFETGQMFDGSSIGGWKGINESDMILMPEDGTAYVDPFTEDPTLVLRCDIIEPATMQGYDRDPRSIAKRAEAYLKSTGLGDTAFFGPEPEFFVFDEVKFGNEMNGSFFKINSEEGAWATSESFEGGNMGHRPRVKGGYFPVPPVDSFHDLRAAMCNTLEAVGQDVEVHHHEVANAGQNEIGVKFNTLVKKADEVQTMKYVIHNVAHAYGKTATFMPKPMAGDNGSGMHVHQSFWKDGKNMFAGDEYAGLSETALFYIGGVIKHARALNAFTNASTNSYKRLVPGFEAPVMLAYSARNRSASLRIPYTANPKAKRVETRFPDPTANPYLAFSALLMAGLDGIRNRIHPGEALDKNLYDLPPEEAKQVPTVASSLEQALEALDADRAFLTEGGVFSDDMIDAYIALKMEEVNEVRMVPSPVEYSLYYSL